One region of Vanessa cardui chromosome 20, ilVanCard2.1, whole genome shotgun sequence genomic DNA includes:
- the LOC124538395 gene encoding 39S ribosomal protein L11, mitochondrial produces the protein MSKSVSRLKSMKKVADKIDHSSKLRTDIPAGMAAAGPPLGPMLGQRNINIAAFCKDFNERTANIKPGIPLPTRVKVNPDRSYQLVIHQPPSSFFLKQAAGVTRGAMEPIREICGKVTLKHIYEIAKIKSQDPPLEWKSLKEICTMLIATARTCGIEVVKELNAKDYEEFLQHRKTVVEEQKKLLQEKREAKMLRTA, from the exons ATGTCTAAATCTGTGTCTCGTTTAAAGTCTATGAAAAAAGTAGCTGATAAAATAGATCATTCGTCAAAATTACGAACTGATATTCCCGCTGGAATGGCAGCAGCGGGTCCTCCGCTAGGACCTATGCTCGGACAG CGTAACATAAATATAGCGGCATTTTGCAAGGATTTCAATGAACGAACTGCGAATATAAAACCAGGAATACCATTACCCACTCGAGTCAAGGTTAATCCAGACAGATCGTATCAGTTAGTTATCCACCAGCCTCCAAGTTCATTTTTCCTTAAGCAAGCTGCTGGTGTTACCCGCGGTGCAATGGAaccaa ttCGTGAAATCTGTGGTAAAGTAACATTAAAGCACATTTATGAAATTGCTAAAATCAAGTCTCAAGATCCACCTCTTGAATGGAAATCCCTAAAAGAAATCTGCACTATGTTAATAGCAACAGCAAGGACATGTGGTATTGAAGTTGTTAAAGAACTCAATGCAAAG GACTATGAGGAGTTTCTACAACACAGGAAGACTGTTGTGGAGGAGCAAAAGAAGCTTTTGCAAGAAAAGAGAGAAGCAAAGATGTTACGAActgcttaa
- the LOC124538392 gene encoding neurochondrin homolog produces MGDISEPIKKCILILKSAKSDTEKFAALFMVTKLVKSKDCNALAKKALFEAIGFKFLKKLLTGNNIQDDCPPSVYKSVALSILTCFCNEPELSTHPEMLANIPVFLDIVQTSDNDDYDDNLIIISEAYTCLQCIAEHEAGQKALIEVGAITKMSEIYSHQSFQTDEALNILVKLVSRYGPAAWGSDPKPFHALVNKIALDFATDQSERKFELATILSALLYSCNKTTVIPGSSEETWPQSIYKALYDILTSKIGKNQRDPALKLAANIIDLLGVEWTFNDEENPKKFFLLLLQLCAIEVRMQLEDRSFKQAFANAELITACFIVLELSINYMGTDQLDLEQKEKQSVYTSLKGAFNAVVSILTKVSNDKNRDKLPDPEKVFICAMVRVLVAWIAQETTAMREQIYALLPFIFTLANDSFHAYRARKLAEKNKSDGEPMNIEISLLGQIDLLRLMLPALCHLVVEDKARDIVLNLKQEDILYEAMNFHWSIVHYKKPIVPKSERGKVRTQPEPELDPQVLEDMKDSRAAMVSLCNIFMNLTVLAPKVVENSMLFNTLLKFIFNNLPELKNIPENLVLHGHLAVLGLLLLKQQASKVKKNDFSICRYIQSTIRFLWDAYNVDESNDPNALVVSMTYKENWNEIADLWFLGMQTLSGVLTTIPWISEFAIESGWAEGIAQMLAKVKVGTLAPNVKSAFEDFLCRLVDSNESAIPVLKKGGALKMCRNHRLMDLGKKLFGD; encoded by the coding sequence ATGGGAGACATATCCGAgccaataaaaaaatgcatactCATTTTAAAGTCTGCAAAAAGTGACACTGAAAAATTCGCTGCTTTATTTATGGTGACAAAACTAGTAAAAAGCAAGGATTGTAATGCTTTAGCGAAGAAGGCTTTGTTCGAAGCTATtggttttaagtttttaaagaaGCTCTTAACTGGAAATAACATTCAAGATGATTGCCCTCCATCAGTATACAAATCCGTTGCCCTGTCAATACTCACGTGTTTCTGCAATGAACCGGAACTCTCAACACATCCTGAGATGCTCGCCAATATACCCGTGTTCCTTGACATTGTGCAGACATCCGACAATGACGATTATGATGATaacctaattattattagtgaagCATATACATGTCTGCAGTGCATTGCTGAACATGAAGCGGGTCAAAAAGCCCTCATCGAAGTCGGTGCCATAACTAAAATGTCAGAGATTTACTCTCACCAAAGCTTCCAAACTGATGAAGCACTTAACATTCTTGTTAAGTTAGTTAGTAGATATGGACCTGCAGCGTGGGGAAGTGATCCCAAACCTTTTCATGCTCTAGTAAACAAAATTGCATTAGATTTTGCAACAGACCAATCTGAAAGGAAATTTGAACTGGCTACCATATTAAGTGCATTATTATACAGCTGTAACAAAACAACCGTTATACCAGGATCCTCAGAAGAAACTTGGCCACAAAGTATTTACAAAGCCCTTTATGATATATTAACAAGTAAAATAGGTAAAAATCAAAGAGACCCTGCATTGAAACTTGCAGCAAATATAATTGACCTGCTCGGAGTTGAATGGACATTCAATGACGAGGAGAACCCTAAAAAATTCTTTCTCTTATTGTTACAATTATGTGCTATTGAAGTGCGAATGCAACTTGAGGACAGAAGTTTTAAACAAGCTTTTGCCAATGCTGAGCTGATTACCGCTTGTTTCATTGTGCTGGAATTATCAATTAACTACATGGGCACAGATCAATTAGACCTGgagcaaaaagaaaaacaatcagTTTACACCAGTCTTAAAGGAGCTTTCAATGCTGTTGTTTCTATATTAACAAAAGTATCCAATGACAAAAACAGAGATAAGCTTCCCGACcctgaaaaagtttttatatgtgcCATGGTACGAGTCTTAGTGGCCTGGATTGCCCAAGAAACTACAGCAATGAGAGAGCAGATTTATGCATTGCTTCCGTTTATATTTACACTTGCAAATGACTCTTTTCATGCTTATAGAGCTAGAAAACTAGCTGAAAAGAATAAAAGTGATGGGGAGCCaatgaatattgaaatatcttTACTGGGTCAAATTGATTTGCTGCGATTAATGTTACCAGCACTTTGCCATCTTGTTGTGGAAGATAAAGCAAGAGATATTGTCCTAAATCTAAAGCAGGAAGATATCCTTTATGAAGCCATGAACTTTCATTGGTCTATTGTACATTATAAGAAACCGATTGTACCAAAATCTGAAAGAGGGAAGGTTAGAACTCAACCTGAACCAGAATTAGATCCTCAAGTATTAGAAGATATGAAAGATTCAAGAGCTGCCATGGTCAGcctttgtaatattttcatgAATCTGACAGTATTGGCTCCAAAAGTTGTGGAAAACAGTATGTTATTCAACACACttcttaagtttatttttaacaatttaccagaacttaaaaatatacctgAAAATCTTGTCCTTCATGGACATCTCGCTGTATTGGGACTTCTTCTTCTAAAACAACAAGCAAGCAAAGTGAAGAAAAATGACTTCTccatatgtaggtatattcaGTCAACAATACGATTCCTTTGGGATGCCTACAATGTTGATGAATCAAATGATCCCAATGCCCTTGTTGTTTCAATGACTTATAAGGAAAATTGGAATGAAATTGCAGACCTGTGGTTCCTAGGCATGCAAACTTTAAGTGGAGTTTTGACTACTATACCTTGGATATCCGAGTTTGCCATAGAAAGTGGCTGGGCTGAAGGAATAGCTCAAATGCTTGCCAAAGTCAAAGTTGGTACATTGGCTCCAAATGTTAAGTCTGCATTTGAAGATTTCTTGTGTAGATTAGTTGACTCAAACGAAAGTGCTATTCCTGTTTTGAAGAAAGGTGGTGCCTTAAAAATGTGCAGGAACCACAGATTAATGGATTTGGGCAAAAAATTGTTTGGAGATTAA
- the LOC124538394 gene encoding N-acylneuraminate-9-phosphatase: MDRIYEDNNNYVSAIFFDLDNTLIQTRKGDSKACSKLVEILEHHYGLSHEIAAESASAFLRAFRAKPDDESYAIDEWPTHLWRNSLPKNYRHIAKNISTEWIKLRFKYLALTPDVIHLLETLREDYLLGLITNGPSRAQWQKIERLGLRKYFDCVLVSGDLPWEKPDQNIFFEACKLLDVEASTCIMVGDKLETDIKGGKEAELGGTVWIPLQYDEMESDLPDFKIQKVTELPEVLPNSPKLKKRPSKPSVC, encoded by the exons atggatAGAATTTATgaagacaataataattatgtctcAGCTATATTCTTCGATTTAGACAATACTTTAATCCAAACTAGGAAAGGAGACAGTAAAGCTTGCAGTAAG CTCGTGGAGATTCTAGAACATCATTATGGTTTATCCCACGAAATTGCAGCGGAAAGTGCTTCGGCCTTCTTGCGTGCATTCAGAGCTAAACCAGACGATGAGTCCTACGCGATAGACGAGTGGCCCACGCACCTATGGCGAAACTCCTTGCCGAAGAATTATAGGCATATTGCCa AAAATATATCGACTGAATGGATAAAATTAAGGTTTAAGTACTTAGCATTGACGCCAGATGTGATACATCTTTTAGAAACTCTAAG GGAGGATTATCTACTCGGTTTGATCACGAACGGGCCATCGCGCGCTCAGTGGCAGAAGATCGAGCGGTTGGGACTTCGCAAATACTTCGACTGCGTGCTGGTCTCCGGGGACTTGCCGTGGGAGAAGCCTGACCAGAACATCTTCTTCGAGGCCTGCAAGCTTCTCGACGTTGAAGCGAGCACGTGCATCATGGTTGGAGACAAGTTGGAAACTGACATAAAG GGTGGTAAAGAAGCAGAATTAGGTGGCACGGTATGGATTCCATTACAGTATGACGAAATGGAATCAGACCTACCCGATTTCAAGATACAGAAAGTGACAGAGTTACCAGAAGTTCTACCAAATTCACCCAAGCTCAAGAAGAGGCCATCAAAGCCATCTGTTTGTTGA